GTTTTGAACGGGAGAGGAGAGAATTTTCTGGATTGCTGACTGGAGGGTTTTTTCACTTACTTGAGGGTGGTCTTGCTGGCCGGGGTTTCCGCAGCGGAGTCATCCCATGGCACCACCGTCCCGTCACTGTAGGTCTGGTAGACCTTCCAGGAAATGGTGCCCGCATCCGCCGGGTTGGTGGCAGCAAAGAAGAAACGGATGAACTCCATCGGTTCCAGATTGCCTTTCCAAGTCACAGCCGTGATGCGGCCATTGGCGTCCTTCTCCACGGTGCGTGTCCAGCCAGGCACCGGAATGAAGCGGCTGACCTTGACTCCATCCGGGACCACCATGCGGATTTCGGTGGTGGCCAGGTCCTTCTCTACGGGCACCTGCAGGCGGTAGGTTTCAGATTTCCCCGCAAGGCTCTCGGTCAGACCCGTTTCGGTCTTCACGGTGGCATGGGCAAAAACAACAGAAGACAGGAGCGCAGCGGCAACAGCAAACATTTTCTTCAACATCGAACACTTCCTTGGTGTGAATTCAGGGCGAAAGGACTCTGGTCGGTCAGGCAAAACGCCCCACCGGAGGGTCCCGCGCACCTGGCCGCACCCTCAAGGCCGCCAGAGGAGAAGGTTTCTTTGCGTTCAGCATCCCTCGCACCTCTTCCACATCAGGAAGGGAAAGTGCGGTGGGAAAGTCAGACAGCACTGGTGCACAGCACGAAGGCAGATCCTCACCAATAGGGTGAGGTTCAGGTTTGTCCGTTCCCGCATGGGAATGCACATGCTGATTGGAGGAATGTGGGGCGGAAAGCATGGTGCCCTGCACGTTGTGTTGCAGGTGCAGCGGAACCTGCATGAGGAACAGGACCGCCACCAGCATTTGCATCACACCCGGCCATTTTGGCATGACAGCATGATGCCACACACAGGTGAAAACCCTGATGGCTTAAGAAAAAACCTGAGGGTCC
Above is a window of Deinococcus misasensis DSM 22328 DNA encoding:
- a CDS encoding DUF1775 domain-containing protein — translated: MLKKMFAVAAALLSSVVFAHATVKTETGLTESLAGKSETYRLQVPVEKDLATTEIRMVVPDGVKVSRFIPVPGWTRTVEKDANGRITAVTWKGNLEPMEFIRFFFAATNPADAGTISWKVYQTYSDGTVVPWDDSAAETPASKTTLK